From the genome of Labrus bergylta chromosome 12, fLabBer1.1, whole genome shotgun sequence, one region includes:
- the LOC109993177 gene encoding transmembrane protein 51, with product MRSTVDGHLAGGGTGSSNNNNSNNENSGNSGSQYALCALGVGLVALGIVMIVWSVVPADAAGNNSSNSGGHGDTSSRKNKASSIAFVLVGSGVFMLLLSLCLGLRNKQREQLRLAQARNHGRQAAGRQEDRETAEEQAQHYAVPSYEEAVGSGQYPVRQSNLRPSTSQLPSYDDLVQVDGVQYESEVPEVTSPGSQPAPSAASTSNRRPGKNNRKLLPIKIRRIKSEKLHMKNIDNSQPAAGYSIEPLTPPPQYEDKVPPI from the exons ATGCGTTCCACTGTGGATGGACACCTCGCTGGAGGTGGCACTGGCAGCAGtaacaataacaacagtaaCAATGAAAACAGTGGAAACTCAGGTTCCCAGTATGCACTGTGTGCTCTCGGGGTTGGGCTCGTTGCCTTGGGCATTGTGATGATTGTGTGGAGTGTGGTACCTGCCGATGCAGCCggaaacaacagcagcaattcCGGAGGACATGGAGATACTAGTAGCAGGAAAAATAAAGCATCTTCCATCGCGTTTGTCCTAGTGGGGTCAGGAGTGTTCATGCTACTGCTGTCCCTGTGTCTGGGGTTGAGAAACAAACAGCGGGAGCAACTGAGGCTCGCGCAGGCTCGGAATCACGGGAGACAGGCAGCTGGGCGACAGGAGGACAGAGAAAC TGCCGAGGAACAAGCCCAGCATTACGCCGTACCTTCCTATGAAGAAGCAGTAGGCAGTGGCCAGTACCCTGTCCGTCAAAGTAACCTACGCCCAAGCACCTCCCAGCTGCCTTCTTATGATGACCTTGTCCAAGTTGATGGTGTGCAGTATGAGAGTGAGGTGCCAGAAGTCACATCTCCAGGATCACAGCCTGCTCCTTCTGCTGCTTCCACATCAAACCGCAGGCCGGGAAAAAACAACCGCAAGCTCCTCCCTATCAAGATCCGCAGGATTAAATCTGAGAAGCTCCACATGAAAAACATTGACAACTCTCAGCCAGCAGCTGGATATAGTATAGAACCACTTACCCCACCACCCCAGTATGAGGACAAAGTGCCGCCGATTTAA